The stretch of DNA ATCCAAACGGTAAAAATAATCTTGGGATAAAATAGAAACTTTTGTTGGcgtttctacagattttttattGGACCAAACATATTCATAACTTTCGTTTTGAGACTCCCCCGGCGCCGGTAAAGTCAGCAAGAGCACCGACGATCGCGTTTCAGATCGTCAAAAAGTAGAAGGAACACCCGCGCGCGAGAAATCACCCAGGGTGCAACGATTTTGTAGGGTAAGCTTTtccgattcttcttcttcttcttctctccatgtAATTTAGGTCAATTCCGTCGGTGCTTTGATTTGGGGTTTTTTATTTTCCGAGGGCGCAAATCTTCGCTGTTTATGAATTTTTGGATCGTAGATTTTGGGCTAAGTTGCTGATATCTTCTTTGCTCATCTAGCTGCGAATTTTGCCCAacagtaaagttttttttttttaaattcttccTGAAGTTTCGGAGAAAGgctgaggtttttttttttataaattcttcaTTGCATATGTTTGTTTATCATAATTACTCGCTAAAAAGCTTCTAAATTTGTCGTCTCTTTGATGCAAAGCTCCTAAAACACGGCTTATGGGTTAATTGTGTTGAGATTTTTGTTCATTTATGAGATATTCTTGCTTCTCTATAATAATATACTTGTGATTCTCTTAGTATCATAGCTATGTAGAAGATTAATACTGTTGTTTCCAGGTCAATGGCGTCTTCTTCGGATGCTTGGATGAGAGATTACAATGAGGCTTTGAAACTCTCTGAGGACATTAATGGCATGATGTCTGAAAGGAATGCCTCCGGGTTAACCGGGCCTGATGCTCAACGTCGTGCCTCAGCCATACGAAGAAAGATCACCATCTTGGGGACCCGATTAGACAGTTTACAGTCCCTTCTTGTTAAGGTTCCTGGGAAGCAGAATGTGTAAGCCTTTTTTATAATATGGTTGCTTGTTAAACTCCCCATATTAGACAACACTATGTTTCATGTTGGTCTTGACCTATTTTTATTATGGTTAATGTGTATGCAATTGCTGGTTAACAGTTCTGATAAAGAGATGAATCGTCGCAAGGATATGGTTGGGAATTTgagatcaaaaacaaatcagGTGGCCTCTGCTTTGAATATGTCAAACTTTGCAAACAGAGACAGCTTGCTTGGTCCAGATATAAAGCCGGATGATGCGATGAAAAGAGTCTCTGGCATGGATAACCAAGGAATTGTTGGATTTCAACGGCAAGTTATGAGAGGTAAGCTGTGGTATGTAACACTATTCTAGGTCCATAGTAATGATACTGCCTTGTGTATTGATTTCCCGTTTGATTGTATTTTATTTCCATGAGTAGAACAAGACGAGGGACTTGAGAAGTTGGAGGAGACAGTCATGAGTACCAAGCACATTGCTCTCGCTGTCAACGAGGAGCTCACTCTGCAGACAAGGCTTATTGTATGTATCCGCTGTTGttcatttgttgattttgaattcttcttctaaTGAAATCTGGCTTTCTTCCATGCAGGATGACTTAGATTACCATGTAGATGTCACTGACTCTCGCTTACGGGTAAGTATATTCTTTGAACACATTAGTCTCATTAGTTGCTAGCCTAAGCTGGTCCATTGATAAGCTAAAGACCAGAACCTCTCTGTAGTTGCCTTTTTAATCATAAAAAGCAACAATTTTTCAAGTTAATTAATGTGATTCGCATCTCGTCTTTGATTTTGATGTGGTTTGTGTTTCTTAATGATGGCAGCGTGTGCAAAAGAGCCTTGCCGTGATGAACAAGAGCATGAAAAGTGGTTGCTCATGCATGTCCATGCTTATATCTGTGCTTGGAATCGTTGGTCTAGCTCTTGTGATTTGGCTGCTGGTTAAGTATCTGTAATGTTAGCATGGTGGTAACTTGTGAAAGCTGATCCTGTGCTCTCAGCCTCTCCTCTGCGCTGCTTAATGGTTGTAATCTATTCCTTGTTTCGATATTTATGCTCCTTTCCTTCCATTGCAAAGTTTAATACCGCAGCGTGTAAGAAAACTCAAGAAGTATAGAATCTATATGGTATGGCTCCAACTTGGTTTTCAATTAAGAACTACTCGTGGTAGGacaatgcagaaacagaatTTTAGCATTGTAGGCGGTGCTTCTGATGGAAGTATTGGTCACATTCACCTCTTTTATGTTATTTCATTCTTTGGATTCGAATATGATTATACATTGTCCTACTGTTTTAAAAAGACATAGGCAAATAActttggaaaaacataaatgtgAAAAAAAGTGTGCATTAATGTTTAAATAATTCTAGGTTATTCTTTTTCTcatatcacaattcacaaataaAAATACCCCCTCAAACTAAAAAAGTTACTTCACGCGCccagtttatatattttaacaaaaacagCGATTTTCAAAGGTTTTTTAGTCCATGGATTTCGGGGAGGTGGCGTCGACGCGCTCACTGTGAGAgcttagtttttaaataattagaggcccattaatgtttttaaaatgcCCAATAGCATATATAAGCCTTCAATGGCTTCATGTTAATTCTTCGCCATATATTCATCAATTTtgattcttcatctccttctgtGACTCAAGAGGGGCAATTGGTGGTAATTGACGGTACGATGTATAAGCATTTTTGGTATTCCCTGGATTAACAACGTTACTTTGTTTGAATTTCCTTTGCCCATTTCATTGGTTTCCTAATGGCGTAAGCATGTTAGATTCTGGTGTCTTCGACTGAATGTAGGTTCTCTTAGATGAAGGTTTTAAGAGAGTCGTGAGCTCAAGAAGTTGcgttatttttgtttcttttgataaacaATGGTCGTCTCTGCCAAATAAAGTGACAACCTCCAGAAGCAGTGTatcagaaaagagaagagaaacttaCACAGAGCCTTCCTCCAACAGTGTAAGGATGAGCACTAGCACTTGAGTTTTTGGATTGTACATTGCTCAACTGTGTAGATTGTTTCAAACTGTAAAACCCACACAATTTTGCAATCACATGCCAATTTTGTGCAGGCATTGCTCATCGGTTATACTTTGGTCAaaatacaaagagaaagaaTGATACTATATTACTGTAACATGAAGCAATTCTGTGGTTTGCGAGTGTCTCGCCTTAATATACAATTTACCATTTTACTGAGAAGAAAAGAGGACCTATGCGGTTGGTGCCGGAGTTGGTGTTGTGGCTCGAAGGAGTTGTTGCAGAAACCGAGCTGCAAGACGTTGGCCTACACCGCCTGCAACACGTCCTCCAAGTCTTCGTGCCTCTGGTTGTTGTAACACCTGATTAACAAAATAAGAGTTCCTTTAGCTCACTGATCAATTACGTTATGGATCAGTTCAGCGCACAAGATCAATGAAGTCACCTGTACTATTGGCTGCAAAATAGCAGGATCAAAGCTTtctgaagattgaagaaggcCCCAGATTCTAGAGACCTGATCCCGAAGCTCAAGCGTACTTTGAAGTTCCGTGGAGCTCATTGTCAGAGGGCCATTCCCATTTCCATTGAAGACAAGAGATCGCAGAAACTCAGGAAGGGAATTGTATGTATCAACAACAGTGCCCAACGCAATCGCT from Camelina sativa cultivar DH55 chromosome 9, Cs, whole genome shotgun sequence encodes:
- the LOC104714257 gene encoding syntaxin-52-like, which encodes MASSSDAWMRDYNEALKLSEDINGMMSERNASGLTGPDAQRRASAIRRKITILGTRLDSLQSLLVKVPGKQNVSDKEMNRRKDMVGNLRSKTNQVASALNMSNFANRDSLLGPDIKPDDAMKRVSGMDNQGIVGFQRQVMREQDEGLEKLEETVMSTKHIALAVNEELTLQTRLIDDLDYHVDVTDSRLRRVQKSLAVMNKSMKSGCSCMSMLISVLGIVGLALVIWLLVKYL